From one Rosa rugosa chromosome 4, drRosRugo1.1, whole genome shotgun sequence genomic stretch:
- the LOC133745785 gene encoding receptor-like protein 2, which yields MRTMVEQTNHLSPNFILFIFFISSTLISATPTCNKIDQASLWSSFNMPPYWSSNDCCKWEGITCDTAGRVKHISLPSKGLKLEGGFFLSSSLGNLTHLTLLNLSHNSLYGSLDQIGFFSSLSRLEILDLSYNFLFGELPFSLPSGNMRRLDLSSNHFNGSIPSSFFQQAWNLTSFNVSNNTFSGSIPSSICLHSIPLIHILDFSFNNFNGSISGELGKCSKLQIFRAAHNNLSGILPIDIYNATKLEEISLPQNSLYGDISERIVNLATLKTLDLNSNGFSGMLPISIAKLSKLKLLLLHFNNLKGSLPLHLMNCTNLIELNLGYNNLEGNISVLNFSKLNQLTKLDLVGNYLTGTIPRSLYSCKSLKAIRISHNKLEGEIHPDILSLTSLSFLSLGYNRLTNITGAMKILMYCKSLVFLAFPASFVGEEMPDLDMVDFDGFQNLRFLALEYCELIGHIPTYLSKLGKLEVLHLSNNRITGSIPSWLGNLSRLYTIDLSSNLLSGEFPKELCRLPMLVSKGTEDQVDGDELELPVYVNQGASVLQYKWSYFPIAICINNNTISGSIPVEIGQLQHLHRLDLSNNNLSGNIPDQVSNLKSLERLDLSMNNLSGKIPLSFTRLTFLNFFNVSYNNLEGSIPASTQLQSFNASAFEGNTNLCGAPLPKKCLLIEDKDANSRNSRDDVGNDDESQIPWLHIFVALGFIVGFWGVFGPLVLKQNWRYAYFQFLDRAQVRLYACDDNCIRD from the coding sequence ATGAGAACCATGGTAGAGCAGACTAATCATCTGTCTCCCAATTTCatcctcttcattttctttatctCAAGTACTCTCATTTCTGCAACCCCTACATGCAACAAAATAGATCAAGCCTCTCTTTGGTCCTCTTTTAATATGCCACCTTATTGGTCCTCCAATGATTGCTGCAAATGGGAAGGGATCACTTGCGATACAGCTGGTCGAGTTAAACATATATCGCTTCCCTCGAAAGGGCTGAAACTCGAAGGAGGTTTTTTTCTCTCATCATCACTTGGAAATCTCACACATCTCACACTCCTCAATCTCTCCCACAATTCACTTTATGGTTCACTGGATCAAATTGGATTCTTCTCATCTTTGAGTCGTCTTGAAATCCTAGATTTGAGCTATAACTTTCTTTTTGGAGAACTACCATTTTCTCTACCGTCCGGTAATATGCGGAGACTGGATTTGTCCAGCAACCACTTCAATGGTTCAATTCCGTCTTCATTCTTCCAACAAGCTTGGAATTTGACCAGTTTTAATGTCAGTAACAACACCTTCTCAGGTTCTATCCCATCCTCTATTTGTCTTCATTCAATTCCCTTGATACATATATTGGACTTTTCCTTCAATAATTTCAATGGTAGTATTTCTGGTGAGTTAGGAAAGTGTTCGAAACTTCAGATTTTTCGTGCTGCTCACAATAACCTCTCAGGAATACTCCCAATTGATATTTATAATGCTACCAAGCTTGAAGAAATTTCGTTACCTCAAAATTCACTATATGGAGACATTAGTGAAAGAATTGTCAACCTTGCAACTCTCAAAACCCTTGACCTCAACTCTAATGGATTCAGTGGCATGCTCCCTATTAGTATTGCTAAGCTCTCCAAATTGAAACTCTTGCTACTTCATTTCAACAATCTAAAAGGTTCTTTGCCCTTACATTTGATGAATTGCACCAACCTGATAGAATTGAATCTGGGATACAACAATTTGGAAGGAAATATTTCAGTGCTTAACTTCTCCAAACTTAATCAGCTTACTAAACTAGATCTAGTGGGAAATTACCTCACCGGTACCATTCCAAGAAGCCTTTACTCATGCAAGTCCCTAAAAGCAATTCGGATAAGCCATAACAAGCTAGAGGGAGAAATACATCCTGATATTCTATCGTTGACATCATTGTCATTCTTGTCGCTTGGTTATAATAGATTGACCAATATCACAGGGGCAATGAAGATATTGATGTATTGCAAAAGCCTAGTATTCCTTGCGTTTCCAGCTAGCTTTGTAGGCGAGGAAATGCCCGATCTTGACATGgttgattttgatggattccaAAACCTTCGATTTTTAGCTCTTGAATACTGTGAGCTCATTGGTCATATACCTACATATCTATCTAAGCTTGGAAAGCTAGAGGTCTTGCATCTCAGCAACAATAGAATCACAGGGTCAATTCCTAGTTGGTTAGGGAATCTTTCAAGGCTTTATACTATCGACTTGTCATCCAACCTACTCTCGGGTGAGTTTCCCAAGGAACTTTGTAGATTGCCAATGTTGGTATCGAAAGGAACTGAAGATCAAGTAGACGGTGATGAACTTGAGTTACCTGTCTACGTGAACCAAGGTGCATCAGTTTTACAATACAAATGGTCTTACTTTCCTATAGCAATATGCATAAACAATAATACCATTAGTGGGAGCATACCTGTTGAGATTGGTCAATTACAGCATCTCCATCGCTTGGATCTTAGCAACAATAACTTGTCAGGCAACATTCCAGACCAAGTATCTAATCTGAAGAGCTTGGAGCGCTTGGATCTCTCCATGAATAATTTGTCCGGAAAAATCCCATTATCATTTACAAGGCTTACTTTCTTGAACTTTTTTAATGTGTCATACAATAATCTGGAAGGTTCAATACCAGCAAGCACCCAGCTCCAAAGCTTCAATGCTTCTGCATTTGAGGGGAATACAAATCTTTGTGGTGCTCCACTTCCAAAAAAGTGCCTACTGATCGAAGACAAGGATGCTAATAGCAGGAACAGCCGAGATGATGTGGGGAATGATGATGAAAGTCAAATTCCATGGCTTCATATTTTCGTTGCTCTTGGGTTCATTGTAGGATTTTGGGGAGTGTTTGGGCCTTTGGTGCTTAAACAAAACTGGAGATATGCATATTTTCAATTCCTAGACAGAGCTCAAGTTAGGCTCTATGCATGTGATGATAATTGCATACGTGACTGA